Part of the Methanobacterium spitsbergense genome, ATAATCATTAACACCGGATATTGTCTTTTGCAGATTATTGTAGTTGTATACCCTGTAACTGGAACCATTATTTGTTTCCATAACCGTCCATGTGAACATATCTGCAGTGGGATATGCTGTTATATGTGTAAATCCATCTTCTAATGTCTGACTTTGAATGGTGTCCATTTTTTCGTACACTCTTATTCCTCCAAATGATATGAGTATAATAAGAAATGCAACCATGGCTATTTTTTTGTATTTTTGGTTTATACGTATGTATAATATGATGAGAACTACAAGGGCAATAATTGTTGTTATGAAATCAGTGTAGTAGTATATTTTAGCTGAAAATCGTGTTAAAGAAAATGGATATAAGAGTGGAATGCCGCCTGTGGTCAGAAAATCAAGGAACAGATGTGTTAATACACCAAAATATGCTAAAAGTACATTACGTACATTAAAATCAACAGATATATCTCGTTTTATTATATGGCTGATTAATCCATTTAGAGATGGCCGGGATATTATATACAGAAATATTACTGCGGTTATAAATCCAAATACAAAGCTGTGTGTGATTCCTCTATGGGTGAATATAAAAAGTTCAGATGATAAAAAACCAATTCCAATGAGTAAAACATCAAAATCAATTGATATCCCTCCAAAAGCCCCAGCTAACCTATTTTTAACTTTTAGAAATGTCAAAATAGCGAATGGGACTATGAAGTGTGTGAAAAGGTCCATATGATATCTTCCTATGTTATATCTGAATTATTATCAAATTTTTAACGAAAATAAATGTCTATAACTTCTATGTTTTTTGAATAATATTTTTCTTTCTGTATGTTTTAGTTTTTAAGGTTTTTAATTGATTTAGACAGCTCTACTTTTTAAATACAGTATATAATACCTATGCACAAATCATACACAAATCTCTAAAAAAGTTATTTGTACTATAAAATTAATCTCATTTGTTGGGTACAAAAAAATTTAACTTTCTATAAATCCAAAATATAATTATAAATTTATTTATGATGCCAATTTTCAATTTTTTATAATTATTCTACTTATAATATCTGGAATTCTGAAACAAGATAAACTTCAAAAAGATTTATGGGAGGATTATTAAATGAGTCAATTTAAACAGATTATGGGTACAATAACACCACAAGATGCATTTGATTTGATTAAATCTAATAAGAATAATTCTAATTTTGTGATTCTTGATATCCGGCCTTATGATGAATTTGAGGAAGATCATATTGCCGGTGCAATGAATTTGGATTATGATGGTCATGAATTCCAAAAAAAGGTTGAACAACTTGATAAAAATAAAGATTACGTTATATATTGCAGAAGTGGTGTCAGAGGGGGTTATTTCCTGGAAAAAATGAGAGATTCAGGATTTAAAACATCTTATAATATTTTAGGAGGATATCAGGGTTGGAAAATAAGCAGACTTCCATTGGTAAAATAATTAGGAGAATCTAAAAAATGGTAATTAACATGAAAGTTGTTGAAGTTATAGACCCGATTTATGTTATGGAAGGAGCTGGTGTACGTCTGAGACGTAGTATTACAACTCAAAAATTAGATTATCTAGATCCATTTCTCCTCTTTGACCATTTTGGATCCAATAATCCAGAGGATTACCTAGCAGGGTTTCCAATGCATCCACATAGGGGTATTGAAACTGTTACTTACATATTAGATGGTTCGGTTGAACATAAAGATAGTATGGGTAACTCTGGCATAATAGGAAAAGATGATGTCCAGTGGATGACTTCGGGAAGTGGAATTATTCATGAAGAAATGCCAAAGCCTAAAAATGGCAATATGGAAGGATTTCAACTTTGGGTAAATTTACCTGCCAACCTTAAGATGACGACTCCAAGATACCAGGAAGTTAAATCATCACAAATACCAGAAATTCGTGAAGAGAATGGTGTGGTGGTAAAGATAATTGCAGGTGAAAAAGATGGGGTTAAAGGAGCTGTAACCGAGATATATGCAGATCCAACATATCTCGATGTGACAATACCACCAGGATCTACATTTAAACACCCAATTAAACCTGAACACACAGCTTTCGCATATGTTTTTGAAGGCGAAGGTATTTTTGGAGACTTTGAAGAAGAATCCGTTGATAAAGGTACATTTGTACCTGCAACCAAGCTGTTGATATATGGGGATGGAGACCATATTAAGGTTAAAACAGACAAAAGTTCTGTTAGATTCTTATTAATATCTGGAAAATCACTTAACGAACCAATAGCAAGGTACGGTCCATTTGTAATGAACACTGTAGAAGAAATTGAACAAGCCCTAAAAGACCTTCAAAATGGTACATTTGTTAAATAAAATTTATTCTTAAATTTTAAAAAATATATTAAGTTTAGCTATATCTGGACTAATATCAGCCCATATCCCGATAAGAATATTTATTTTCTCTTACGTCTCATGAACCTCAAGGGGTTGGGAATAATAAAAGATACTTCTGTCCTGTAATGGATATAATCCTCTCCAAACTTTTCGTATAACTCTTTTTCCTCTGTTGTAGCACGTGAATATAGGGCAAATAAGAATAAAAAGAGAGGAATTAAAAATATTGTCAATGGAAAGATGATAAATAGACCAACAACAATTGTTCCTTGTCCAAAATACATTGGATTCCGTGTATAGGAGTAAATTCCAGTTGTAACCAGTTTATCAATATTTCCAGTATTATTCTCCGAATATTTATATCCAAGGTTCATGATTGCAATTGAATTTAATATTATTCCAATTATTACAAAAATAAATCCCAGAATTATTCCATAATAGTTAATAAACAATAAATACCATGGTAATCCAAAAAAGATTATACCAATAGGGATTACAATTATTAATATTATCAATACAAGCCCCATTAAGAGTATCATTATATTTTCTTGGTTATCTTCCATTTATTTCACCATTAAGTAACTAATAATTAATTTAATTATTATACTTCTTATTTTTTTTAGCTTTTCGAACTAATTCTTATGATTAATATTTCTTAGTATCTATTCCAAATAATGTTAATATTGATAAAAACATTATATTCTGATTTATCTATACAAACCTTTATTCTCATGATTTAAAATGGTTCAAAATTTTATTTTCAAGAATTAAATTTTATTCATGAAAAAGTTTAGATTTTAGAAAGTTCAATATATTAACTACGAAAAAAAAATGGGGTGTTAAATATATGCCGGATTTAGGGCCATTGGGAAGGGGTGGAGCTAGAAGAAGAACTAGAAGAAGAATGTCAGCGGTTAATGAAGGGCAACAATCGCAAGAACAACCTGAAAATGAGGTTATACCCGATAATTCAGATGACTTAGAGAAATTGGCTAAGCTCTTGAAAGATAAGGGTGTAATTACCGAATCAGAATATAACTTGATATTTGGTTGATTTTTTAATAATATAATATGTGAAATATTTTTGGTGAATAAATCAATGAAATTATTGATTTATTTACTTTACTATTTTTGTTTATTAGAATGAAATAACGATTGAAATAATATATTGTATCAATTTAGCTCTCTGTATATTATACTCCTCTCCAATATTACGTATGTTTTCTTCAATATGAATGAACTTTAATTAACATGTATGTATCTACCATACGATTACAGCCAAAAACTAATTAAAAGTATACTTAAACAATTCAAAAGAATATATTTGAAATAGTTTACTAATAAAAAAAAAGAAAATTTAAAAATATTTAAATAATAATTTAATTTATTGTTTATTCTGTTGTGTATTATCCAGGGTTTGATACCATCCTTTACCTGTTGTGCCTTTAATTTTAGGGATGATAAAACTCCTTAGAACAATTCCCATTATTACTTTGAACATATATTTATGGTCGAATAGATATTTGGGTCTTGTGTAAAATTTGAGATATGCTTTAGCTAGCTTTCTTTCAACCATTTTCTTACTTAGTCCAAGTTTATCGTATTTAATAACAGATTTAAGTACGGTGTACTGGTCCCAATTTTCTGTTTCAATCAATTTCTTTTCCTTTAGGTCATTGTATATTGGTGTACCTGGGAAAGGTGTTAATATAGAGAATTGGCTGTAGTCTGCATTGAGTTTTATTGAAAAATCAATTGTTTTATCTATTTCTTTACTTGTTTCACCGGGGAATCCGAGGATGAATGAGGTTAAAATTTCAACACCAACATCTTTAGCAGCCTTAACAGCATCTTCAGCCTGTTTTAATGTTATTCCCTTTTTCATGAGATCCAAAACACGTTGTGAACCAGATTCAACTCCATAGTATATGGTGCTTAAACCTGCGCTTTTAAGTTTCTCCATAAGTTTTTTATCAACCATATCAACCCTTGAAGAAGCTACAAAGCCTATATCAAGTTCTCTATTTTTTATTTCATCTGCTATTAAACTTGCTCTTCTTTTGTTGAGCATGAATGTGTCGTCCATAAAGGCTATGTCTTTAATTTTATAATTTTCAACCAGCTCTTCAATTTCATTAACAACATTTTCAGGGCTTCTGCTTCTGAATTTCTTACCCATAATCAATGATGATGAACAGTAACCACACGAATACACACATCCTCTGCTTGTGATCATGTCGCTTGAATGTTTCTGGGTTGTTCCATATAATTCAAATGGAACCAAATGCCTTGCAGGATAGGGGATTGTATCCAGATCTTTTATGAGTGGCCGGGGTGTGTTTATTTTTATATTCCCCTTTTTTAGATCCCTGTATGCTATTCCTTTAATATCCTCCAGATTCCCATTGTTTCTACCATAATAGTTTTCTGCAAGTTCTACAATGGTTGCTTCACCTTCTCCCATAACAACTGCATCCAGGGATTTGGAATATTTTAA contains:
- a CDS encoding rhodanese-like domain-containing protein; translated protein: MSQFKQIMGTITPQDAFDLIKSNKNNSNFVILDIRPYDEFEEDHIAGAMNLDYDGHEFQKKVEQLDKNKDYVIYCRSGVRGGYFLEKMRDSGFKTSYNILGGYQGWKISRLPLVK
- a CDS encoding pirin family protein, with translation MVINMKVVEVIDPIYVMEGAGVRLRRSITTQKLDYLDPFLLFDHFGSNNPEDYLAGFPMHPHRGIETVTYILDGSVEHKDSMGNSGIIGKDDVQWMTSGSGIIHEEMPKPKNGNMEGFQLWVNLPANLKMTTPRYQEVKSSQIPEIREENGVVVKIIAGEKDGVKGAVTEIYADPTYLDVTIPPGSTFKHPIKPEHTAFAYVFEGEGIFGDFEEESVDKGTFVPATKLLIYGDGDHIKVKTDKSSVRFLLISGKSLNEPIARYGPFVMNTVEEIEQALKDLQNGTFVK
- a CDS encoding B12-binding domain-containing radical SAM protein codes for the protein MDTILINPYDENAVKNGLGFITPPLNLMYLGGALENASMSVKIIDDDLEKLGQEQVSKIASKLDPKLIGITATTSTIKNALEYSNAVRNVLPDSLIVIGGPHSTFRPTETLKYSKSLDAVVMGEGEATIVELAENYYGRNNGNLEDIKGIAYRDLKKGNIKINTPRPLIKDLDTIPYPARHLVPFELYGTTQKHSSDMITSRGCVYSCGYCSSSLIMGKKFRSRSPENVVNEIEELVENYKIKDIAFMDDTFMLNKRRASLIADEIKNRELDIGFVASSRVDMVDKKLMEKLKSAGLSTIYYGVESGSQRVLDLMKKGITLKQAEDAVKAAKDVGVEILTSFILGFPGETSKEIDKTIDFSIKLNADYSQFSILTPFPGTPIYNDLKEKKLIETENWDQYTVLKSVIKYDKLGLSKKMVERKLAKAYLKFYTRPKYLFDHKYMFKVIMGIVLRSFIIPKIKGTTGKGWYQTLDNTQQNKQ
- a CDS encoding methyltransferase family protein, encoding MEDNQENIMILLMGLVLIILIIVIPIGIIFFGLPWYLLFINYYGIILGFIFVIIGIILNSIAIMNLGYKYSENNTGNIDKLVTTGIYSYTRNPMYFGQGTIVVGLFIIFPLTIFLIPLFLFLFALYSRATTEEKELYEKFGEDYIHYRTEVSFIIPNPLRFMRRKRK
- a CDS encoding metal-dependent hydrolase encodes the protein MDLFTHFIVPFAILTFLKVKNRLAGAFGGISIDFDVLLIGIGFLSSELFIFTHRGITHSFVFGFITAVIFLYIISRPSLNGLISHIIKRDISVDFNVRNVLLAYFGVLTHLFLDFLTTGGIPLLYPFSLTRFSAKIYYYTDFITTIIALVVLIILYIRINQKYKKIAMVAFLIILISFGGIRVYEKMDTIQSQTLEDGFTHITAYPTADMFTWTVMETNNGSSYRVYNYNNLQKTISGVNDYQNLTITNGTYASAQEAIKYANNLPDVIKFKWNHIYTVINAEKVSDGWNITYIDIMGMNSYGAGELTVKTP